In Solanum pennellii chromosome 7, SPENNV200, the following are encoded in one genomic region:
- the LOC107024358 gene encoding LOW QUALITY PROTEIN: G-type lectin S-receptor-like serine/threonine-protein kinase At4g03230 (The sequence of the model RefSeq protein was modified relative to this genomic sequence to represent the inferred CDS: inserted 2 bases in 1 codon) has protein sequence MLFIQMINNSIKTMRLSNFLLLLLLFAALRQCDARRSTIDGSSKLVDNGETLVSAGENFELGFFSDDAGLNRYVGIWYYKLSPRTVVWVANWNSSIQGKIIMNEDNSVVVEDGNLKVLSNGYIHFSTQLGSGSNRKVELLDTGNLVVVDELGVDMWQSFRNPTDTFPPGMKMDSSLNLIDSRNGNYRFQLDQSSDKEYVIVVPKQGKILWKGSTKLVNLSIGEMPGYVAYMLSNFTKKDIVDNSLESIGTFDKYRLLMNSSGEIQFYGWDKESSGWSLMWSAPNDTCDLYKYCGKFSICNSKREPVCKCLPGYKLNPPDNSKAGKLSGGCSSSSVSSCNEDNVQVLDTFLDLRSMKFKSPDRLFSNIRTREDCRRFCLGNCLCQAYTYNDSVCWTWVNSLMHLQENYAGGFNISVRVSISDIEATKRNCKPCGINVIPYPLSSGPNCGDPLYYSFSCDDLAGQVSFHTSDGNYNVLNFDNENKTFVIEAAHKQSXGTCDDKGPVTGFSWFNQSSPFKVINWCYNPEENLTPGPISRGKDLILISWKPPLEPICKTSEDCNDWPNSSCDMTKQGERRCICQADYKWNGLILNCSLSSELGTQGSFIAKLTSSRNQRTLVISISVVLGVITLCSISYIVYQNTRVARSREARDIVLGNHMENFPRRGSFGEELITADEKRHIDVPFFSLNSILEATDNFSNAAKLGQGGFGPVYKGKFVEGAELAVKRLSNHSGQGVEEFKTEVMLIAKLQHRNLVRLLGYCVEGNEKILLYEYMANKSLDTFIFNRTFCRLLDWRIRFEIILGIARGLLYLHQDSRLRIIHRDLKTSNILLDDEMNAKISDFGLARIIDGKSTEANTTRVVGTYGYMSPEYALEGLFSIKFDIFAFGVVVLEIISGKRNMEFFEEVNLTGYAWRLWMEDRALDMMDQTIVDTFGDKEVIKCVNVALLCVQEDPGDRPTMSNVVVMLGGESMTLPRPSQPHFITRRNALCTSSSSSKLYSTFNKELAINHEEEGQYIEM, from the exons atgttgttCATTCAAATGATCAACAATTCCATAAAAACAATGCGATTAAGTAAttttctgttgttgttgttgttgtttgcaGCGTTACGTCAATGTGATGCAAGGAGGAGCACCATTGATGGAAGCAGTAAATTAGTTGACAATGGCGAAACACTGGTATCTGCtggagaaaattttgaattggGATTCTTTTCTGATGATGCAGGGTTAAATAGATATGTAGGTATATGGTATTACAAATTAAGTCCTCGAACAGTTGTATGGGTTGCTAATTGGAATAGTTCGATTCAgggaaaaataataatgaatgaGGATAATTCAGTTGTGGTTGAAGATGGTAATCTTAAAGTTTTAAGTAATGGGTATATTCATTTCTCCACACAATTAGGTAGTGGTTCTAATAGGAAAGTAGAGTTGTTGGATACAGGGAACTTAGTTGTAGTTGATGAATTAGGTGTTGATATGTGGCAGAGTTTTCGCAATCCAACTGATACATTCCCACCAGGTATGAAAATGGATAGTAGTTTGAATTTGATTGATTCAAGAAATGGGAACTACAGATTCCAATTAGATCAATCAAGTGACAAGGAATATGTTATAGTAGTTCCAAAGCAGGGCAAAATTCTCTGGAAAGGATCTACGAAATTAGTAAATTTAAGTATCGGTGAGATGCCTGGTTATGTTGCGTACATGTTATCCAACTTCACTAAGAAAGACATTGTCGATAATTCATTGGAATCGATAGGAACATTTGACAAGTATAGGCTTTTAATGAACTCCTCGGGGGAAATACAATTCTACGGTTGGGATAAGGAGAGCAGTGGATGGTCTTTGATGTGGTCAGCGCCAAATGATACGTGTGATTTGTACAAGTATTGTGGGAAGTTTAGCATTTGTAACAGCAAACGTGAGCCAGTATGCAAATGTTTGCCCGGGTATAAGCTCAATCCTCCAGATAATTCAAAAGCAGGAAAACTTTCAGGTGGTTGTTCGAGTTCATCAGTTAGCTCTTGCAATGAAGACAATGTACAAGTACTCGACACGTTCTTGGATTTGAGGTCAATGAAATTCAAGAGTCCAGACAGGTTATTCAGTAATATTAGAACCCGTGAGGACTGCAGGAGATTTTGCCTAGGCAACTGTCTGTGCCAGGCCTATACTTACAACGATTCTGTATGCTGGACTTGGGTCAATAGTCTCATGCATCTCCAGGAGAACTATGCTGGTGGCTTCAACATCTCTGTTCGTGTCAGC ATTTCCGATATTG AAGCAACAAAGAGAAATTGCAAGCCTTGTGGCATAAACGTAATACCCTATCCATTAAGCAGTGGACCAAATTGTGGTGACCCTCTGTATTATAGTTTCTCATGTGATGATTTAGCCGGTCAGGTAAGCTTCCACACATCGGATGGCAACTATAATGTCCTTAACTTTGATAACGAAAATAAAACATTTGTTATAGAAGCAGCTCATAAACAATC TGGTACTTGTGATGACAAAGGACCAGTGACAGGATTTTCTTGGTTCAACCAGTCATCACCTTTTAAGGTGATAAACTGGTGTTACAATCCCGAAGAGAATCTTACTCCAGGACCTATTAGTCGAGGGAAAGATTTAATATTGATTAGTTGGAAACCACCATTGGAGCCAATTTGCAAGACTTCAGAAGATTGCAATGATTGGCCAAATTCTAGTTGCGATATGACAAAACAAGGAGAAAGAAGATGTATATGCCAAGCTGATTACAAATGGAATGGCTTGATTTTAAATTGTTCCTTGAGCTCAG AACTTGGAACACAAGGATCATTCATCGCGAAGCTGACATCCTCACGGAATCAGAGAACCCTTGTTATTTCCATATCTGTAGTTCTTGGAGTTATAACTTTGTGCAGCATTAGTTATATAGTTTATCAGAACACTAGAGTGGCAAGAAGTAGAG AAGCAAGAGATATTGTTTTGGGGAATCATATGGAGAACTTTCCTCGTAGAGGAAGTTTTGGTGAAGAATTGATCACTGCAGATGAAAAGAGACATATTGATGTCCCATTTTTCAGCTTGAATAGCATACTAGAAGCTACAGACAACTTCTCGAATGCAGCTAAGCTCGGGCAAGGTGGATTTGGACCTGTTTATAAG GGAAAGTTTGTCGAAGGTGCAGAGCTAGCGGTGAAAAGGTTGTCAAATCATTCGGGACAAGGTgttgaagaatttaaaactGAAGTAATGTTAATTGCCAAACTGCAGCACAGAAATTTAGTCAGGCTTCTAGGCTATTGTGTTGAGGGAAATGAAAAGATCTTACTATATGAGTATATGGCCAACAAAAGCTTGGATACATTTATATTCA ATCGTACATTCTGCCGATTATTGGACTGGAGGATTcgttttgaaattatattgggTATTGCACGAGGGCTTCTTTATCTTCACCAAGACTCGAGGCTAAGGATTATTCACAGAGATCTTAAGACAAGCAACATATTGTTAGATGATGAAATGAATGCCAAGATTTCAGATTTTGGCTTGGCAAGGATTATTGATGGCAAAAGCACAGAAGCTAATACAACCAGAGTTGTTGGAACATA TGGCTACATGTCACCGGAGTATGCATTGGAGGGACTTTTTTCAATCAAGTTCGATATATTTGCCTTCGGAGTGGTAGTGCTTGAAATCATAAGTGGGAAGAGAAACATGGAATTTTTCGAAGAAGTAAACCTGACCGGTTAT GCATGGAGACTGTGGATGGAAGACAGGGCACTAGACATGATGGATCAAACTATTGTTGATACTTTCGGGGACAAGGAAGTGATAAAATGCGTAAATGTGGCACTTTTATGTGTTCAAGAAGATCCAGGTGATCGTCCTACAATGTCAAATGTAGTCGTTATGCTTGGAGGCGAAAGCATGACTCTTCCAAGACCAAGTCAGCCACATTTTATCACAAGAAGAAATGCTTTGTGTacatcttcttcctcttctaaGCTCTACAGCACTTTCAACAAAGAACTGGCGATAAATCATGAAGAAGAAGGCCAATACATAGAGATGTAA
- the LOC107025253 gene encoding LOW QUALITY PROTEIN: G-type lectin S-receptor-like serine/threonine-protein kinase At4g03230 (The sequence of the model RefSeq protein was modified relative to this genomic sequence to represent the inferred CDS: inserted 2 bases in 1 codon; deleted 1 base in 1 codon) has translation MASDIRRESERRARLEEGGERRARRAECRREYPINGETLVSAGEKFEMGFFSNDAGLNRYVGIWYYKLSPRTXVWVANWNDSIQHPIKNKAIVSIVVEDGNLKVLNSISGYTYISSGVDGQIKPNTMQTSSRNQRPLVISISVILGVMVLCGIIYMIYLKRVERSKAREIVLGMPMDYLPHRDSFDEDLITEDDKKRIDVPFFSLNSILVATQNFSNASKLGSGGFGPVYKGKFLGSTDMAVKRLSSDSGQGVEEFKTEVMLIAKLQHRNLVRLLGYCVERNEKILLYEYMPNKSLDTFLFDHAFCQLLDWRIRFEIILGIARGLLYLHQDSRLRIIHRDLKTSNILLDEEMNAKISDFGLARIVEGKNTEANTNKVVGTYGYMSPEYAMEGLFSIKSDVFAFGVVLLEIISGRRNMEFFEDVNLIGHVWRLWTKDSALEMMDQTIVESCDENEVLKCVNVALLCVQEDPAERPVMSNVVFMLGGESITLPRPNQPAFIARRNSAGASTSSSSSKLYNTSNNGLTITQQVGR, from the exons atggcaagcgataTTAGGAGGGAGAgcgagaggcgagcgagattggaagagggaggagagaggcgagcgagaaggGCAGAGTgtaggagagag TATCCAATAAACGGGGAAACACTGGTATCAGCGGGAGAAAAGTTTGAAATGGGATTCTTTTCTAATGATGCAGGGTTAAACAGATATGTAGGTATATGGTATTACAAATTAAGTCCTCGAAC TGTCTGGGTTGCTAATTGGAATGATTCGATTCAGCATCCAATAAAAAACAAGGCGATTGTTTCAATTGTCGTTGAAGATGGTAACCTCAAAGTTTTGAATTCAATTAGTGGATACACTTATATCTCCTCAGGAGTAGATG ggcaaataaaacccaacacgATGCAGACATCCTCACGGAATCAGAGACCCCTTGTTATTTCCATCTCTGTAATTCTTGGAGTTATGGTTCTATGTGgtattatttatatgatttatctGAAAAGAGTGGAAAGAAGTAAAG CCAGAGAAATTGTTTTGGGGATGCCTATGGACTACTTGCCTCATAGAGATAGTTTTGATGAAGATTTAATT ACTGAAGATGATAAGAAACGGATTGATGTCCCGTTTTTCAGCTTGAATAGCATACTAGTTGCTACACAAAACTTCTCAAATGCAAGTAAGCTCGGGAGTGGTGGATTTGGACCTGTTTATAAG GGTAAGTTTCTCGGAAGTACAGATATGGCAGTTAAAAGGTTGTCAAGTGATTCTGGACAAGGTgttgaagaatttaaaactGAAGTAATGTTGATTGCAAAACTGCAGCACAGAAATTTAGTTAGGCTTCTAGGCTATTGTGTTGAGAGAAATGAAAAGATTTTGttatatgaatatatgcccAACAAAAGCTTGGATACGTTTCTATTCG ATCATGCATTCTGTCAATTACTGGACTGGAGGATCcgttttgaaattatattgggTATTGCTCGAGGGCTACTTTATCTTCACCAAGACTCGAGGCTAAGGATCATTCATAGAGATCTAAAAACGAGCAACATATTGTTAGATGAAGAAATGAATGCCAAAATATCAGATTTTGGCTTGGCAAGGATTGTTGAAGGCAAAAATACAGAAGCTAATACTAACAAAGTCGTTGGAACATA TGGCTATATGTCTCCGGAATATGCAATGGAGGGACTCTTTTCAATCAAGTCTGATGTATTTGCCTTTGGAGTGGTCTTACTCGAGATCATAAGTGGGAGGAGAAACATGGAATTTTTCGAAGATGTAAACCTCATTGGTCAT GTATGGAGACTCTGGACGAAAGACAGTGCATTAGAAATGATGGATCAAACCATAGTTGAGTCGTGCGATGAAAATGAAGTGCTAAAGTGTGTGAATGTGGCACTCCTATGTGTTCAAGAAGATCCAGCTGAACGTCCTGTAATGtcaaatgttgtttttatgCTTGGAGGTGAAAGCATAACACTCCCACGACCAAATCAACCAGCTTTTATAGCACGAAGAAATAGCGCTGGTGCAAGTACATCATCTTCGTCTTCTAAGCTCTACAACACTTCCAACAATGGGTTGACAATAACTCAACAAGTAGGCCGATGa
- the LOC107024477 gene encoding zinc finger protein CONSTANS-LIKE 4-like, with protein sequence MKNCELCTGLARMYCESDNASLCWDCDAKVHSANFLAARHSRSLLCQVCQSPTAWSAAGAKLGKTVSVCDKCVDGYYHRDEVEEMEESESVNDEGSDTEDEETDYEEDEDEIDSEDIQVVPWSNTTPPPPASSSSSEDSSNGCRNVSSKRMREADPDLHSDDDSGSSSCQRKVHISPAMDADGDAAAIVDSYSSKMRTPVKIQRTDRLTAPRCTPVIEFIRRNNRQRMNSGVAIAELCRLNNESRTTDLKSSETS encoded by the exons ATGAAGAATTGTGAGCTTTGTACGGGATTGGCTAGGATGTATTGTGAATCGGATAACGCGAGTTTGTGTTGGGACTGTGATGCGAAGGTTCATTCAGCTAACTTTCTTGCGGCGAGGCATTCTAGGTCTTTGCTATGTCAGGTGTGTCAATCGCCTACGGCTTGGTCGGCTGCCGGTGCAAAGCTTGGGAAGACGGTTTCTGTATGTGATAAGTGTGTGGATGGTTACTATCATAGGGATGAAGTTGAAGAGATGGAGGAGAGTGAGAGCGTGAATGATGAAGGTAGTGATACAGAGGACGAGGAAACTGATTACGAAGAAGATGAGGACGAAATTGATTCGGAGGATATTCAGGTTGTTCCGTGGTCAAATACGACGCCTCCACCGCCGGCTAGTTCATCTAGCAGTGAAGATTCATCAAATGGCTGTAGAAATGTCTCTTCAAAGCGAATGCGTGAAGCTGATCCGGATCTTCATTCAGAT GACGACAGCGGAAGTTCGTCGTGTCAACGGAAAGTCCATATATCGCCGGCGATGGATGCAGACGGCGACGCAGCCGCTATTGTTGACTCATACTCATCAAAAATGAGAACGCCGGTTAAGATCCAGAGAACAGATCGTCTCACGGCTCCTAGATGCACGCCGGTAATAGAGTTTATTCGGAGAAATAATCGGCAAAGGATGAACTCCGGTGTGGCGATCGCCGAGCTCTGTAGACTCAATAATGAGTCAAGGACCACAGATCTGAAAAGCTCAGAGACATCGTAG